Genomic DNA from Salvia miltiorrhiza cultivar Shanhuang (shh) chromosome 1, IMPLAD_Smil_shh, whole genome shotgun sequence:
TCTTCTTTGAACTAATTGTGGTGTTCTTATAACAGTCAGTTTATCAATGGATAGTCAAACCACAAACAGTCATCAAGACAAATGAAATGTTCCTTCCTGGAAGAATGGCTTTTATTTTTAACATGGTAAGACATAATATTTGTAGGGTCCAGGCTATTCACAGTTTCTGCTTATCTGCTGAAATTAAAGAGGAAACTAAATTTTATGTGTCATCCATAGTTGGGTATTCTTGAGCTACTTGCTTGGTCCCAACATGTGCTGATGATTGGCCAAATTATCATCGAGTTCCTTCTCCACCATTGCACTTATGAAGGATCATGATCTTGATTCCTGCTACCGAAATTATTATAGTTCAGCAGCCTTATGAAGAATTAATGGCGTATTTTATGTTCACCAATGATGTTAATGCTTCTGTTTTATGTATGATGGCCTGTGCATCTATACAAGACTGATTTGGCAGAACTTTGGCTGAGTGCGTGCATTTATTGACATATTTGAGTGCTGGTGAAGCTTAAATAGTTTCTGCAGTCCTCTTTATTGAGAAAAATGGCCCTGTTTGCCATGTTAAAACAATAATTTGTGTTACATGTATGTCAGGAAAGTGGGTTCTCTCATGACATTCCAACAACTGTCCACAGAAGTAAAGCTGATTGTCCTGTTCCGGAGGTATTTTAATTcctcttatttttttgtttattttcttttgccTTTTTTATGATTGGTTGAAACTATCCCTTCCTTTATCTCCAGGAAATGGTTACCGTGAGTGTTGATGGTTCAGTGCTAGATCGAATTGCTAAGATCATGTCATATCTTCGCCTTGGGTCATCGGGGAAAGttctgaaaaagaagaagaaagacaAAGATGGAAAAGGTGGTTTATCAAGCATTTGCCGAACTTGTCCAAATTGTTTCCTAGATTTCTGGTCAGAATGCTCGTTGTAGTTTAGCTATTGAACAACAATTATATTTGATCTTGGAAGCTTGTTGTGCTTATGTGGTATTTTAACATTAGTCTAGACTAAGTAGATACAGAGCATGATTGTGAAATGGAGTCAGGGAAGAGTACTGGAACAATCATAAAGCAATCATTGTTGCTATTTTCTTATTTGTCCTTACATTTTATCTTCTATAATTGTTTTGGTTCTTTTGACTTCCATTCTAATATCTCCTTAGTTGGCTTTTTCATTGCCTATATGTCCTGTTGTGCCTGTTCTAATATGACTTGTGATATTTAGGGAAAAATTTATCTGTTTCTAATGGATATGAGGAAGATGAAAGGATTTTGAAATCTGATTCTCTGAAGAATCAAAATGATGGAGAATTcctaccaccaccacctcccccACCTCCCAGAAAGAACTATCCTGACCCGATAGAGAAGCTGGAATCACCCATTGTTAGGAAAGAAGAGGAAGATATTTTTGTGGGTGATGGTGTAGACTATACTATTCCCAGTAAAGATATGAGCCAAAGCCCAATTTCAGAGGATATGGAAGAATCTCCTCGGAACAAAGAGAAACAATCCTACTTTGCTGAACCTGCCTATGGTCCAGTACCACCTGCTGAGTTGTCTCATGGTTGGGAACAGGCGGTGAGTGCATGTTATTTTTAACTATAGACAAATATTATGCTCATTCTCTTTTGGACGTgtctgatttatttatttattattttgaattgcAATTCGTAACACCCACACCAGCACGCAGTGGTTTTCTAATACAATTTGCCTTGCTGTTTGGCTTCGTTCCATTAATCCATGTTTCTCAAAGAGTTTCATCTTTTGCTGCGCAGAATGGATACGAGGCTTTGCAAGCACAAGCATTAGCTAGTGGGTACCAAGGAGAGTGGCAGAATTACCAATATGCTGAGCAACTGGCTTACCCCGAGCAGTATCTTCAGCAAGACATGCAGGCTTATGATATGCAAGCTCAAGCCGGTTCAAATGTTGTACAGGATCCACGTTTTATGACTCAAGAAGAGAAGGATAGGGGCTTAGGATCCGTGTTTAAAAGGGATGATGAGAGACTTCAACAACTGCGTGAGAAGGATGCCCGAGAGAAAGACCCTAATTTTATATCTGAGAGTTACTCGGAATGCTACCCTGGTTACCAAGAATATAACCGTGAGGTTGTGGACAGCGATGATGAAGGTGATTTGTCCAAGATGGACATGGGCGGACGGGTGAGTTTTCCACTTTGTTTGTTTCTGTTGAGAGCTGTGGAGAATTAAGTATAAGTATATGAATGTAATATTTGGTGCAGGCAAAGGGGCGGCTTCACCGGTGGGACTTTGAAACAGAAGAGGAATGGGCTAAATACAACGAGCAGAAGGAAGCAATGCCAAAAGCTGCGTTCCAATTCGGTGTGAAGATGCAAGATGGTCGGAAGACCCGAAAGCAGAACAGGGAACAGAAGCTCACCAATGACCTGCACAAGATAAACAAGATACTCGCTCGGAAGAAGGCTGAGATGGGTGGCGACAAGAATGATGATGGCAGGAGCTATGGCGATGAAACTCCTGGGAAGAAGCTAAGGATATGATGCAACTACTTGTTACACATAtattaaccatttttttttttacatccTAAGTTTTCTACTTGGATTTGAATTATGATTCACGGTTATAAATGATGACTACGGCCACTTGCGGACTTGATGATATCATATCATATAGCGTCATCTATTTTGAGAAGGTGAATAGGTGATAAAAGAAGTACTGATTTGTGTATTGATGGTAGGATGTAGTGTGTaatgtttatttgattttatttcattttaaaattcaGCGATTAATGTTTCTCAAAATTAAGatgaaactttcatttttttagttGGAAGATGAAACTTGTTCACTGTGatgcaaagaaataaaaatccaCCGACCTTTGAATGCCGAAATTTAGTAATAAAATAGTCACGATTGATAATAATGAAAAGCTTGATATAGAAGATAACGACGAAATATTTTCACTGAGAAGGAATTGGAGTTCTCTctcaaaactaaataaaaaataaaaaatgaagtaATTGGAAGTTGGAATGtggaaaggaaaaagaaaaagaaaaagaacaaaacaaaagaCGTGTCTATTGAGGTACTAgccgaaataaataaatagaaatgttTTCTTGCGCATCATCCTCTTCTTCACAAACGCAAGCATCAAAACCCAAACCCCCCTAAATTGCCAAATCCCAATAATTAGGGTTCGTTCAATCTTTGCAGATTCTCTTTTTAATCATCAATCTCTTTTTAATCATCAATTAAATCACCAAATCTTTTCTTTGTGCAGATTCTTATTGTTTCAATCTATTTTTCAGTCATCGCTTTAACCTTGGAATTCAAGGCTTCCAAAATTCGTCGTTGTTTCGGTAAGTAATTATGTTTCTGGTTTATTTTCTCGACTTGATTGTATTCTTGGTGTTTTGGTATTAGTTGtttctttatgcatattttttattttgggttgaGCCGTTAGAGCTTTCAATTTAGGTGGATTTGGTTGCAAGTTCTTAATTTTACGCTTGTTtatgtacatttttttttacagtTTAATATTTTGGGTTTTCTTCGTAATTATGGTCATTTTGTAGCTTATTCTGTACCCTGAACCCAGATGACTTGTTTTCATGCAGCATTAAATCCCTTCATATTACATTTTGCTTCAACCAATTAGCTAACTTCGAATTCGTTTTGTTTGGTTaatattgtgatttttatttgtttttctttacTATTTATCCTTTATCCTACGAAGATAGGCTTTATAATGTTCTAAATGTGCTCTTTCTATATGATCTGCCTTCATCTTACCCCCTTATATTCTTTTACTTTTTTCAGGTGTTATTTTGTGTATCTTTATTGTCTGTTTACGGGGGCATGATTCATGGCCTCAGAAGGGAAAGTTTCATATGCGTCCCTGTCTAATATGGAAAAGGAGAATACCAAGTTTTCTTATGTAGATGATTATGATGACACTCCTTGGCCACCACAAGAAGGCCAGAATGCGGAGGTGTTGAATCAGAAAGTGTCATATCCATATCCTCTCGATTCTGAAGATTTTATGGATGGAGGGTATGACTCGGGCGAGGATCAGTACCCACCTGTATCAAGAAATGGCCCACCTGAGGTGAACTTGAAAAATGTTATGAGTGGGATATTTGCCATTCTTACTGGACGAAATAAAGATCATTCTACCCTAAGAAATCTCCCTCAGTTGCCAAGTTCTAATGTATCATTCCTTGGATCTCCAAAGGATGGAGAAACAGTCTTGCATGCTTCAGTTTACATTCCGAGTGCTCCCCCACTTCTTGAgcataattcttttaattataatGCTTACAAAGATGTCCTGGAAGCTGAACCACCAGAATGGCTTCCAGATAGTGCGACAACAGCTTGCATGCAATGCAATGCTCCCTTTACAGCTTTGACCCGTGGTAGACACCATTGTCGCTTTTGTGGAGGAATTTTTTGTAGGGTGTGCTCAAAAGGAAGGTGTTTATTACCTGCTAAGTTTAGGGAAAGGAATCCACAGAGGGTGTGTGACACTTGCTATGATAGGCTTGATCCATTGCAAGCTGTATTGATCAATACCATCAGCAATGCTTCCCAGATTGCAAAGCATGATGTGATGGATTGGACTTGCTCAAGAGGGTGGTTGAATCTTCCGGTGGGTTTGTCCATGGAGCATGAAATATACAAGTCGACCATTACGCTGAGGAGCTTTTCGCAGGTCCAAGTgttattcatttaaatgctcTTAAGTTTCTAAGAGCAATGTTGACTTGTTGCTTATCTTGTTATTCGATCTTAACGATATGAAAGTATGGAGGAGGTTTTCTTGGTTGAGTCTCAAATTTTAGGGCTTTGGTCGATAAAGCTTTTCTTAGAACTTCGGCCATTTTGTATGAGTGAAAAGTTATTCCTCATTAAATGAAGCTACTACTATCATCTGTAGAtagtgaatttttaaaaatttacttAACAGGTAGCTAGGTTGAACCCTGAGAAGTCCATCCCTGCAGCTATTTTGAAAGGAGCAAGAGGTTTGGCAATCTTGACGGTTGCTAAAGCTGGTGTGTTACTTTCTTATAAACTAGGGACTGGCTTGGTAGTTGCCCGACGATCAGATGGGTCATGGTCGGCACCATCTGCCATTCTCTCTGCTGGTTTGGGATGGGGAGCACAGGTATGGTTGGAGGTTTCAGGATCGGCATCTTTATTGCATACTTTCTTTATTTTGATGAGCTCCAGACTTCCATTCTCTTTGGAATAGAACTTGTTCGTATGCATTCTTGAACAGACTAATGTTTTCCACTGGAATTGTTTAGCTAAGCCTGAACTTTTGTTTGTTATTCACAGGTCGGGGGTGAGCTCATGGATTTCATACTTGTGCTTCATAACACCAAAGCTGTGAAAACATTTTGCAGTCGCATGCATTTTTCTCTTGGTGCTGGTTGCAGTGCTGCTGCTGGACCAATTGGGAGAGTTGTTGAGGCAGATCTGCGAGCTGGAGATAAAGGCTCCGGCATGTGCTATACTTACAGCTGTAGTAAAGGTATGATCTCTTGGTATTTCTACCTGAATGGTAGCTTAGCACCTTTAAAGGGTTATTTGCACCTTGTTTCCTTTGAACTAATCACCGCGTGCCTTATTAAAAAGAATATCAGACTGATATTGTCACTTGTCACTtctaaatttgtattttgtgcTCAGTTGAAAGAATAAGTAGAATGTTGGCCAAATGTGATACGATTATGAATGAACAAATGCATGACGTTGTCAGCATATTATTTACAAGTATGGCTAATCCACTTTGCAAGTTTAACGGATGAAATATCATGAATATGACTTGAACATAAATTTTGATTCCAGCCCAAGATTAGAAGCTCGATCGGAGAGagttaaataacaaaattttaagCATTGTGGTGTGTGTATTCTTTGTGCAAATATCAATATGTTAAGAATCCATTAAAGGAATAACTCACCATATACATCGATGGGAATGTCTCAGGTGCATTTGTCGGAGTCTCGCTCGAAGGAAACATTGTTGCAACAAGAATGGACACGAATCTTCAATTCTACGGTGATCCATACCTAACTACAGCTGATATCCTTCTTGGAGCTGTGGATAGGCCAAAGGCTGCTGAACCATTGTATGCTGCTCTCAGAGACCTTTACTCTAAATTGTGAAGCTAGTTCTTGCAGGGGCCCGTTCGTGTATAAAGGCTTTCAAGTATAGTAAGTATTGTAGTTGCTAGTGGGCAATGCAGATCTTCAAGGGGAAAGGAGCAGTCTGTGAACTAGTGACATAAATGCAAATCTCAGATGCTTATGTTTTGTTCCTGTGCATATAAAATGTTTTTCCTTGTCATAAAAGCCTAGAAAGCTTCATACACTTGTACATAAATGTATACATAAATTGTTCATTATGATACTAGTGCCAGAGATTGGTTTCGATCAAAATTGGGATTGGTGTTATAGGCATGACTTTtatcatgaaaataaaaatgtggACTTTTCAAAGAAATTGCAAATATGGCACGTGACAAAATTTATGTTCTTGGTCAAGATAAGCTGGACAGTTGGTAATTTTATCCTTTTTGGGTATCAGAAATAATTGTCTTGTGACATATTTGCAATGTTTTGATAAAATGATCAAACTTGCCTTTCTGCGGGTGAAATTTTGTGCCATTTTTTGCAAGTTTTCTAGAAGGtaatcaaaccttttgaaaatCGAAATTTTGTTTGTGTGGCAGATCACATGTTGTGATGAAATTCAATCTCTAATTTATGGTATAAGCATTAGCATGTGACATTTTCAAGATTTTGTTAAGATCATACCTTTGTCACTCAACCAACGCAATCACATGATAAAACAATCGTAAATTTCAGAAATCACAGATGTGGCGGTCATTCTACTTATCATGGTCCATGAATCTGTTTGTAGAtttgtattttcttttatattcaCATTTGTTTCTTCTGAGGCCCAATCCTAAATTTGTCATTGCCTTAAAGCTGTCTATTTCTCAATAATGCAAAAATGTAGGGCCTTTTCTTATTTTCTGGTTTCTTCGATATAATAATATGATTCTGAACAAAGATAAAACAATTGTCTTTCACAAGCTAGATATTGATTGATTCCGATTGCATGACTTATGCATGCTGGTTATAATTAGAAATCGCTATAAAGTAAAGAAGTTAATGAGGATTTAATACTTCTTAATTTGAGATAAAAATCTAATTGGTATTTAATTAAATccatatttaaaatttcaagtataatttattaattggtttaattcaaataattaactaaaagaaaaggaaaaaataaataagaattgtATCGTGTAAACGTCCGCGCAAAGTGCGGCCGAAAAAATATGATTCGATCAATAAGTAACCGCATAACAACATCAGCCAATCGATTTATATCCGAAGTCatagaaataattaatgaaatcaTCGTATTTAATGGACAAGTTTATTTACTCCCTCTATCTCAGCTAACATAATCAACTTCTTTTCGACACAGAATTTAAAGAGTTATTgtttagtgttttaagtgtgttaGGTGATAAAGTGAATAGAGTGAAAAAAATCATTCCATGTaaagaaattgatcaacttagttGGGATAGCTCAAAAAGAAATATTGATCAAGTTAATTGGGACGGAGTAAGTATTTAAGAAAGCGTTTATTTTGCataattgataagatgcatgataGAGTATTTTTATATTCTCTTTAAATTCCACTCCTTCAATTGGAATCAAGTAAAATTAACtcaaattattgaaataatcAAGTTTTAGTATATTCtaaaattctaatttattaaaataaataaggaattAGTCTTAAGATTTTTATCATTCaagattaatttattcaaattaaatgTTACCTAAGAGGTACGTGCAAATATTTGATCAACTGAGCTAacgatgtttttatttttatttttattttttttataaataaagtcAGCCTCAGGTAAGGCTTTATTTGGAGAACTGAACTTGGTCAAATTTTAGAATAAAATGATACCATTTCGTTTAACAAATCATATAATTCAGTTTGTCTTTTGGAGAAAATTAAACATtatgtatatcaaaataaaggAAGTATTAGGTAGTTGATGTCGTTTTCAAATGGATATTATCTGAAAGGAACGTATGAGTTACTATTAAATAACTAGGATTATCAAGTTGTTGGAGTATAATCAATAATAATGATGGATATGAAAGGCATTATTTACTTAATGTGGAGTTGCTCGTTTTGTGTGTGTGAGCTGTATCGGTTACTACTGTGGGACTGTCTATTTATATGCATGCATAAtacttattataataatatttgcTTAGTCATCTCTTGTTAATCATTTGATGATGTATTTGCCACGAAATTTTATGAGATGTCGGCCGTTCAACTTTTATGTATGATTCTAAACTTGTGTGAGCTACACATACAATATACTTCCTCAATTCACCAAAAAAATGACACTATTGGTGAAcataatttttcataaaatgagtggtgatttttatgtaatggAAAAAGGTTCTGCCATTATAAGAAATGAGCACTTGAGATTAAATTAagaatgaaattaaattaatcacttttcatttttagaaATTTTTATCGCATGATGAACCCCTTCCTCCACTCACAAGTTAATTAAtaatcattattaacactacttttAAGTGGGATCCTTTCTTCACTTATAATAAactcaactatttttattaaaactcgtgttgttCCCTTTTAGACTTATTTTTTATGGGTGGAGGGAGTAATATCATCTTCTTATAATAGTAACATTGTGTCATATTAACAAATTCTTCCAAGcaaagcacgcttaactttgaagtttCTTCCACGTGGGCACCAGGAAAAAAGGAGCATTTTGTTAGTATGAGTAGCCTAATCAAATCATTTAAACTCTCCTTGAATATGTCGTCCCATTCCAACATATTCTCAGAATCCCTcacgttcgggtgtgttccggttcatccctgtTTATTCAAGTAAAATACAAGTGTAGGAGCTCGAAGCTATTGTTCCAACATATTACCAGACATTTACTGCAAAACACACCTAGAGTGGAAGACTCATGTGCCTAACATTTCTTGAGTGTGAGACTCATTTGTTAGAGCTAGTTGGTAGGTTTGATTGTTTGGTTTTCATAAATAGCTTCATAAGTCTACTTGTTGTTAGTATAATTGGTAGGATTATAagtgatttattttcttatcaATTCTACTCAATAATAGGGATTCTATTGAGTGGTTTCAGGTATCTTCATTGTAAAAGGGATTTTTATAGTGAACATACActgtaattaattaacattgcaGTATAAAATCATTTCACTGAGCgtactttattttatgttactttttatgtttttcataaTGGTAATATTAAGTTGATTGTTCCATCATTCTATCCAATATTTTTATGTTTGCGAAAGCAACAGATCTTTCAGTACCCACTACCGGCATTTGAGTATCCAAATTACCCGGTCGCACAAGAACATTTCAAGGTACAACTTTTAAAGAATATAATTTCTATTGCAAATCAAGATGTCCTTGTGCTGAGTTGAGTTAGAATGTGACCTTAAATCCTATCATCCAATCATGACCTCATTATCTACACAATGAGATTTGATGAAGAAAGAGAATCGGGATGAACGAAAATAGTAAAAGAGTGTGGAGCTTTTTTGCTGATAATCTAGCGTACATTGTAAATGTGGTAAAGAGCTATTTAAATGATATATGAATAGAAGGGCAAAATGGTAAATTTCTAGCTATCATGCATTTTTCATGTACGGCAACGATACCTGCATTGGCAATCTTGTCAGAGGATGTCGGGTTTTTGGCCTTTTATGACACTGATGTTAGATGGCAGGGGTGCGTAACTCCACGGCTAGGGCATATTATCCATGTTTTGCAAAGATAATTACTTGGTTCCAGTCGTTTAGTTCTAGCCTTGGAAGCACAATTGTAAATACAATGATTTTCAACTCTGTCTGTATTCTGCTCTAAGATCTTCATCTCTGTCCTCATTCTACTATatgattttcagctctgccaatATTCCTTTGCCGTTTCGATATGACT
This window encodes:
- the LOC130988153 gene encoding suppressor of mec-8 and unc-52 protein homolog 2, which gives rise to MSSKRNNKEKTVRRHHKEEKAEEPELPKYRDRAKERREDQNPDYEITELTSFHAVAPPGTVDILSADAHKLSIEKSKYLGGDVEHTHLVKGLDYALLNKVRSEIDKKPEAGEENEGKSKVQKDDQPVAFRTATAKSVYQWIVKPQTVIKTNEMFLPGRMAFIFNMESGFSHDIPTTVHRSKADCPVPEEMVTVSVDGSVLDRIAKIMSYLRLGSSGKVLKKKKKDKDGKGKNLSVSNGYEEDERILKSDSLKNQNDGEFLPPPPPPPPRKNYPDPIEKLESPIVRKEEEDIFVGDGVDYTIPSKDMSQSPISEDMEESPRNKEKQSYFAEPAYGPVPPAELSHGWEQANGYEALQAQALASGYQGEWQNYQYAEQLAYPEQYLQQDMQAYDMQAQAGSNVVQDPRFMTQEEKDRGLGSVFKRDDERLQQLREKDAREKDPNFISESYSECYPGYQEYNREVVDSDDEGDLSKMDMGGRAKGRLHRWDFETEEEWAKYNEQKEAMPKAAFQFGVKMQDGRKTRKQNREQKLTNDLHKINKILARKKAEMGGDKNDDGRSYGDETPGKKLRI
- the LOC130988159 gene encoding uncharacterized protein LOC130988159 — protein: MASEGKVSYASLSNMEKENTKFSYVDDYDDTPWPPQEGQNAEVLNQKVSYPYPLDSEDFMDGGYDSGEDQYPPVSRNGPPEVNLKNVMSGIFAILTGRNKDHSTLRNLPQLPSSNVSFLGSPKDGETVLHASVYIPSAPPLLEHNSFNYNAYKDVLEAEPPEWLPDSATTACMQCNAPFTALTRGRHHCRFCGGIFCRVCSKGRCLLPAKFRERNPQRVCDTCYDRLDPLQAVLINTISNASQIAKHDVMDWTCSRGWLNLPVGLSMEHEIYKSTITLRSFSQVARLNPEKSIPAAILKGARGLAILTVAKAGVLLSYKLGTGLVVARRSDGSWSAPSAILSAGLGWGAQVGGELMDFILVLHNTKAVKTFCSRMHFSLGAGCSAAAGPIGRVVEADLRAGDKGSGMCYTYSCSKGAFVGVSLEGNIVATRMDTNLQFYGDPYLTTADILLGAVDRPKAAEPLYAALRDLYSKL